A part of Desulfobacter sp. genomic DNA contains:
- a CDS encoding HD domain-containing protein — protein MKNSRVADLKHAIFEQETRSLLHQRVRVCIWLGIILYPLFSALDYLVAPDYFMVFFRYRIIFSLSCMALLFFHSLEIFRKHSFLVVLIWFTMASLAISMMIVHLGGFGSYYYVGIILVMMVCSMVLPLDAGQAAFSSLILYAAYVFPVYFLTEPQTHNFRMFLNNSFFFASFIAVSVIQCHQETKARKREFDLKMRLDSDLVASYKDFQNARVATILGLAKLAEYRDTDTGNHLERIREYTRVIATELAKISKYKSYITAEYIDDLYLSAVLHDIGKVGIPDAILLKPGRLSDEEFEIIKLHTIYGGDILRMVEARVEGQSFVTLGREIAYYHHEKWNGTGYPKGLKGEDIPLSTRIVCLADVYDALTSKRSYKSAFSHEETKNIILRGKGTHFDPEVVEAFERGENEFEMIRARMPALGN, from the coding sequence ATGAAAAACAGCCGGGTCGCCGATCTGAAACATGCCATTTTTGAGCAGGAGACACGCAGCCTTCTGCATCAACGGGTGAGGGTCTGCATTTGGCTCGGGATTATTCTCTATCCCCTGTTTTCGGCCCTGGACTACCTTGTGGCGCCGGATTATTTCATGGTATTTTTCCGGTACCGGATAATTTTTTCGCTCTCCTGCATGGCGCTTCTTTTTTTCCATTCCCTTGAAATATTCAGGAAGCATTCATTTTTAGTGGTGCTGATCTGGTTTACCATGGCCTCCCTTGCCATATCCATGATGATTGTCCATCTGGGAGGGTTTGGGTCTTACTATTATGTGGGCATCATCCTGGTCATGATGGTCTGTTCCATGGTCCTTCCCCTGGATGCGGGGCAGGCGGCTTTTTCATCCCTGATTCTGTATGCGGCCTATGTTTTCCCGGTTTATTTTCTTACGGAACCCCAGACCCACAATTTCAGAATGTTTTTGAACAATAGCTTCTTTTTTGCCTCGTTTATTGCGGTTTCCGTTATTCAATGCCATCAGGAAACAAAGGCCAGGAAGCGGGAGTTTGATTTAAAAATGAGGCTGGATTCCGACCTGGTGGCCTCGTACAAGGATTTTCAGAATGCGCGGGTGGCCACCATTCTGGGGCTTGCCAAGCTGGCCGAATACAGGGATACCGATACCGGGAACCACCTGGAGCGGATCCGGGAATATACCCGGGTGATTGCAACGGAGCTGGCTAAAATCTCAAAGTATAAGTCCTATATCACGGCAGAGTATATCGATGACCTGTACCTTTCGGCAGTCCTCCACGATATTGGAAAAGTAGGCATTCCGGACGCCATACTTCTGAAACCCGGCAGGCTCAGTGACGAAGAGTTTGAAATCATCAAGCTCCATACCATCTACGGCGGGGATATCCTGAGGATGGTCGAGGCAAGGGTTGAGGGGCAGTCCTTTGTGACCCTGGGCAGGGAAATTGCCTATTACCACCATGAAAAGTGGAACGGAACCGGCTATCCCAAAGGGTTGAAGGGGGAGGATATCCCCCTATCGACACGGATTGTCTGCCTTGCCGATGTCTACGATGCACTGACATCCAAAAGAAGCTATAAAAGCGCTTTTTCCCACGAAGAAACCAAAAATATCATCCTCAGGGGAAAGGGCACCCATTTTGACCCGGAGGTAGTGGAAGCCTTTGAGCGCGGAGAGAACGAGTTTGAAATGATACGGGCCCGGATGCCGGCGCTGGGCAATTGA
- a CDS encoding glutamyl-tRNA amidotransferase gives MNVNDSDASDPFVTRESIHPHSQGRLSGLSFAVKDNIDIRHQTTGYGSPGWADTHYTPVANAICLEQLLSEGGICKGKTKSDELAYSLLGVNSFYGTPLNPKAPGRIPGGSSSGSASAVAWGAVDFAIGTDTGGSVRVPASNCGVWGYRPSHGAISVAGVLPLAPSFDTVGIISQNGRILEKAMQVLLAEEESEHGDLPRVCFVEEVFQISGAQVLQATDPVQHKIAHHLSHETLALSELTGLNTDFNDLFLHLGFLLSTEIWNTFGGWVTAESPQLSAGVEFSLSNYAASAARDEIQEALFIRKSFQNKLNRFLCEGNILCFPTTVDLAPRLEEVTPEFLAGEYIPRAMCVNAISSLSRTPQITIPISEEGGVPVGLSFIGGYGQDMRLIDFCNKLYTQCIDH, from the coding sequence ATGAACGTGAATGATTCTGATGCCTCGGATCCATTTGTTACCAGGGAATCCATCCATCCCCATTCGCAAGGCCGATTAAGCGGATTATCCTTTGCGGTAAAAGACAACATAGATATTAGACACCAGACAACCGGCTATGGCAGTCCCGGTTGGGCAGACACCCATTACACGCCGGTGGCCAACGCCATATGCCTTGAACAGCTTCTATCCGAAGGCGGAATCTGCAAGGGAAAAACCAAATCAGATGAGCTGGCATACAGCCTCCTCGGGGTAAATTCCTTTTATGGCACCCCGCTCAACCCCAAAGCGCCGGGCAGAATCCCCGGGGGGTCATCAAGCGGATCGGCATCGGCGGTTGCATGGGGGGCGGTTGATTTTGCCATTGGCACGGATACCGGCGGCTCTGTCAGGGTGCCCGCAAGCAATTGCGGTGTCTGGGGATACCGGCCCTCCCATGGTGCGATTTCGGTTGCAGGCGTATTGCCCCTGGCCCCCTCTTTTGACACAGTCGGCATTATCTCTCAAAACGGGCGGATCCTGGAAAAAGCAATGCAGGTTCTGCTTGCAGAGGAGGAGTCAGAACATGGCGATCTGCCGAGGGTCTGTTTTGTGGAAGAGGTCTTCCAGATATCCGGCGCACAGGTTTTACAGGCAACAGATCCCGTTCAACATAAAATAGCCCATCACCTCAGCCATGAAACTCTGGCCTTATCCGAACTCACCGGTTTGAATACGGACTTCAATGATCTTTTTCTGCATTTGGGCTTCCTGCTGTCCACAGAAATATGGAATACATTTGGCGGCTGGGTCACGGCCGAAAGCCCCCAATTGAGTGCCGGGGTCGAATTCAGCCTTTCAAATTACGCCGCCTCCGCCGCCCGGGATGAGATTCAAGAGGCGCTTTTCATCAGAAAATCATTTCAGAATAAACTGAACCGGTTTCTTTGTGAGGGCAATATTTTATGTTTCCCCACAACCGTGGACCTGGCGCCCCGGTTAGAGGAAGTCACCCCCGAATTCCTTGCTGGAGAATATATTCCCCGGGCGATGTGCGTTAACGCCATTTCATCGTTATCCCGCACCCCGCAAATCACCATTCCAATATCAGAGGAGGGCGGAGTGCCTGTCGGTCTTTCTTTTATTGGGGGATACGGCCAGGATATGCGCCTGATAGATTTTTGCAATAAACTGTACACGCAGTGCATTGATCATTAG
- a CDS encoding cyclic nucleotide-binding domain-containing protein, protein MAIDENQTADRILPYFKSIQCSSNSEIVIGGDKASALYYLKTGAVEVSYRSQNTKIVVALIGEGNFFGEIGFFDDISRVRDIRATIPSEILVLEKQEMDRIQDEDPVLFGSFMVFLAQRICNKFRRILSERDPLASYAESLSTGQRKMGESKPLPDEFFKTREGRQIKSSVDEFKSRMFDLSYEIQKHYREEIPEESREEGYRCLDNLHEWLRSNGPSMEQSPNADTVWSYIFKEVFPYFMRSRYLERAYFKPKGYAGDCNMIEMIYANKANGDGKIGLLIDQWCLESASCRAVRGRRRLLGRYLKTFCDEKQMQGEPIRIMPLACGPSRELCDFLDQCEYRTKIEVLCVDIDPEALEMSAKNLDTVGRDCDIRFMNENLIKWAIGSTDQDFGKKDIIYSAGLLDYLDDGLFSSFVTRCHQQLRPGGRLIVGNFAAGPDRIFMDHIIDWKLICRDKSDFHRLFAETPFGPDITVVGEEEGINLFAVATA, encoded by the coding sequence GGCAAGTGCCCTCTACTATTTGAAAACCGGGGCAGTTGAGGTCTCTTACCGATCCCAGAATACGAAAATCGTTGTCGCCCTGATCGGCGAGGGGAACTTTTTTGGTGAGATCGGTTTTTTTGACGATATTTCCAGGGTCAGAGATATCCGTGCAACAATCCCGTCCGAAATCCTTGTGCTGGAAAAGCAGGAGATGGATAGAATTCAGGATGAAGATCCGGTGCTTTTCGGCAGTTTTATGGTTTTCCTGGCCCAAAGGATCTGTAACAAGTTCAGGAGAATCCTTTCGGAAAGGGATCCCCTTGCCAGTTATGCAGAATCCCTGTCCACCGGCCAGCGGAAGATGGGGGAATCAAAACCGCTCCCCGATGAGTTTTTCAAGACCCGGGAGGGCAGACAGATCAAGTCGTCTGTGGATGAGTTCAAGTCCCGGATGTTTGACCTTTCCTATGAGATCCAGAAACATTACCGCGAGGAAATACCCGAAGAATCAAGAGAAGAGGGATACCGCTGCCTGGACAACCTGCATGAGTGGCTCAGGTCGAACGGGCCGTCCATGGAGCAGTCCCCCAATGCGGACACGGTATGGAGCTATATATTCAAAGAGGTTTTCCCCTATTTCATGAGAAGCCGCTACCTGGAACGGGCCTATTTCAAGCCCAAGGGATACGCCGGGGATTGCAACATGATTGAAATGATATATGCCAATAAAGCCAATGGAGACGGGAAAATCGGGCTGCTGATAGACCAGTGGTGCCTTGAAAGCGCGTCATGCCGTGCCGTGCGTGGCAGAAGACGGCTGCTGGGCAGGTATTTGAAAACCTTTTGCGATGAAAAACAAATGCAGGGAGAGCCCATCCGTATCATGCCTCTTGCCTGCGGCCCCAGCAGAGAACTCTGCGATTTCCTGGACCAGTGCGAATACCGTACAAAAATCGAGGTGCTGTGTGTGGATATCGATCCGGAAGCGCTGGAAATGTCGGCAAAGAACCTGGATACGGTTGGCAGGGATTGTGATATACGATTCATGAATGAAAACCTGATAAAATGGGCGATTGGGAGCACCGACCAGGATTTTGGAAAAAAGGATATCATCTATTCGGCAGGGCTTCTGGATTATTTGGATGACGGCCTTTTTTCTTCATTTGTCACCCGGTGCCACCAGCAGCTCAGGCCGGGGGGGAGGCTCATCGTAGGAAATTTTGCTGCAGGGCCGGACAGGATATTCATGGATCATATCATAGACTGGAAATTGATTTGCCGGGATAAAAGTGATTTTCACAGGCTTTTTGCCGAAACGCCTTTTGGCCCGGATATTACCGTGGTGGGAGAGGAAGAGGGAATTAACCTATTTGCCGTTGCCACGGCCTAA